From a single Saccharomonospora amisosensis genomic region:
- a CDS encoding branched-chain amino acid ABC transporter permease translates to MGAHRNLTRSYADELRLFGTPAAKVGLGLLVAVFLLLPTVVHDDFWLSVLIYVGITAVGAIGLNLLTGYCGQISLGHAFFIGSGAYVAAQVGGALELPLPVWLLGAALAGAVLGGLVGPFTLRLRGHYLAIVTLGLVFIGEHLWRNLTPITGGNSGTAVQASPAIGPVDFDGLTLLGESYSRNQGWFWLVWGLVAIVALLAKNLVRTRPGRALQAVRDRDQAAEVIGVRAGRYKIGAFMLSSAIASAAGALFGSYQQFVSPDEWNLLLSIQYIAIVIVGGLGTIFGSVLGAVFVGALPALIDRYSDAIPGVRTSVGGDGFISVFALNQALFGVLIVLFLVLEPRGLAGIWLRVKTYFKTWPFSY, encoded by the coding sequence ATGGGCGCACATCGAAACCTCACCCGTAGCTACGCCGACGAGCTACGCCTGTTCGGCACGCCCGCGGCCAAGGTGGGACTCGGCCTGCTCGTGGCGGTGTTCCTGCTGCTGCCCACGGTGGTGCACGACGACTTCTGGCTGTCGGTGCTGATCTACGTGGGCATCACCGCCGTCGGTGCGATCGGGTTGAACCTGCTCACCGGCTACTGCGGGCAGATCTCACTCGGGCACGCCTTCTTCATCGGGTCGGGCGCCTACGTCGCCGCGCAGGTCGGTGGCGCGCTCGAACTGCCGCTGCCGGTGTGGCTGTTGGGCGCCGCGCTCGCGGGCGCGGTGCTCGGTGGCCTTGTCGGACCGTTCACGCTGCGGTTGCGCGGCCACTACCTCGCGATCGTCACGCTCGGGCTGGTCTTCATCGGCGAGCACCTGTGGCGGAACCTGACACCGATCACCGGCGGGAACTCCGGAACCGCGGTACAGGCCTCACCCGCGATCGGGCCGGTCGACTTCGACGGGCTGACGTTGCTCGGCGAGAGCTACTCCCGCAACCAGGGCTGGTTCTGGCTGGTGTGGGGTCTGGTCGCGATCGTGGCGTTGCTCGCGAAGAACCTCGTGCGCACCAGGCCGGGCAGGGCGTTGCAGGCCGTGCGCGACCGCGACCAGGCCGCCGAGGTGATCGGGGTGCGCGCGGGCCGGTACAAGATCGGGGCGTTCATGCTTTCCAGTGCCATCGCCTCGGCGGCTGGCGCGCTGTTCGGCTCCTACCAGCAGTTCGTCAGCCCCGACGAGTGGAACCTGCTGCTGTCCATCCAATACATCGCGATCGTGATCGTCGGAGGGCTCGGCACCATCTTCGGCTCGGTACTCGGCGCGGTGTTCGTCGGCGCACTTCCCGCGCTGATCGACCGCTACAGCGACGCGATCCCCGGCGTACGCACCAGCGTCGGTGGTGACGGATTCATCAGTGTCTTCGCGCTCAACCAGGCACTGTTCGGGGTGCTCATAGTGCTGTTTCTGGTCCTGGAGCCACGTGGTCTCGCAGGGATCTGGCTACGGGTCAAGACCTACTTCAAGACCTGGCCCTTCTCCTACTGA
- a CDS encoding branched-chain amino acid ABC transporter permease, with protein MTAFLQNCFAGLSLGSTYALVALGFVVIYKSTGVINFAQGGLLALGAYLGFTFSNNLAVAFGVAVLLSLVSAAVVGATFERIVLRRMVGQPPFAVIMITIGLLFVLEPLITAIWGFDQKQVNNPWNIRTIEVGSLVLGVRDLWTIGLTALAVAAFFVFFRFSSLGLAMRVTAFDPEAALAQGISARRVYAVSWAIAAALAALAGILMAAGPGGLSPSIGFIALAAFPAMILGGMDSPGGAVLGGLIIGLAEALTRGYQDELFSWAGDNVSVIIPYLLMILILLIRPYGLLGTKEVRRV; from the coding sequence ATGACGGCCTTCCTGCAGAACTGCTTCGCCGGGCTGTCGCTCGGCTCCACCTACGCGCTGGTCGCGCTGGGCTTCGTAGTGATCTACAAGTCCACCGGTGTGATCAACTTCGCGCAGGGCGGGCTGCTGGCGCTCGGCGCCTACCTCGGTTTCACCTTCTCCAACAACCTCGCGGTGGCCTTCGGTGTCGCCGTGCTGCTGAGCCTGGTTTCGGCGGCGGTGGTTGGCGCGACGTTCGAACGCATCGTGCTGCGCCGAATGGTGGGCCAGCCGCCGTTCGCCGTCATCATGATCACGATCGGCTTGCTGTTCGTGCTGGAACCGCTGATCACGGCGATCTGGGGGTTCGACCAGAAGCAGGTCAACAACCCGTGGAACATCCGCACGATCGAGGTCGGCTCACTGGTGCTCGGCGTACGCGACCTGTGGACGATCGGGCTCACCGCGCTCGCCGTCGCCGCGTTCTTCGTGTTCTTCCGCTTCTCCTCACTCGGGCTGGCCATGCGGGTCACGGCGTTCGACCCCGAGGCAGCCCTCGCGCAGGGAATCAGCGCGCGCAGGGTGTACGCGGTGTCGTGGGCCATCGCGGCGGCGCTCGCCGCGCTTGCGGGCATCCTGATGGCCGCGGGACCGGGCGGGCTCAGCCCGTCGATCGGGTTCATCGCACTGGCCGCGTTCCCCGCGATGATCCTCGGCGGCATGGACTCGCCAGGGGGAGCCGTGCTCGGCGGGCTCATCATCGGCCTTGCCGAGGCGCTGACCCGCGGCTACCAGGACGAGTTGTTCTCCTGGGCAGGCGACAACGTCTCGGTGATCATCCCGTACCTGCTGATGATCCTGATCCTGTTGATCCGGCCGTACGGCCTGCTTGGCACCAAGGAAGTGAGGCGGGTCTGA
- a CDS encoding ABC transporter substrate-binding protein — MRTNRRQRHGVLAVLATTALLVAACGGAGDEGGSQGGQAGQPGNTAGFDGTTIKLGVLSPLSGPTAVIGQPLTNGNKVWFDHINSQGGIAGKYKVELVQEDTQYKPDITVQRYNKIKNDVVAFTQVLGTAPTLAVKPLLESDKMIAAPASLDAFWVREPNLLPVGAPYQIQAINAMDHYLSEGGGSTDSKICTMVQDDVYGEAGQQGIDFAAKEQGFTVANTQKFKVNTENYAGQIGALAGAGCEMVFLTATPSDAGKIWGTAAQAKFMPQWYAQSPSWVGALAKSAVAPYMKQYVKIVAEGTEWGDESVPGMKDMIDRVKQYAPQQEPDYYFAFGYNQGRAMTALLEKAVERGDLSREGLLAASEELGVVSFDGLTDDYTYGPADKRNPPRSSTVFTVAPDKPFGLVVSKYNFTSDAAKKFEFTKADG; from the coding sequence ATGAGAACGAATCGACGGCAACGACACGGAGTGCTCGCCGTGCTGGCCACCACCGCGCTGCTGGTAGCGGCATGCGGTGGCGCCGGAGACGAAGGTGGATCACAGGGTGGGCAGGCGGGCCAGCCGGGCAACACGGCGGGCTTCGACGGCACCACCATCAAGCTGGGTGTGCTCAGCCCGCTGTCCGGCCCGACCGCGGTGATCGGCCAACCGCTCACCAACGGGAACAAGGTGTGGTTCGACCACATCAACTCCCAGGGCGGTATCGCGGGCAAGTACAAGGTCGAGCTGGTGCAGGAGGACACCCAGTACAAGCCGGACATCACGGTCCAGCGCTACAACAAGATCAAGAATGACGTGGTGGCGTTCACACAGGTCCTCGGCACCGCGCCTACCCTGGCGGTGAAGCCGCTGCTGGAGAGCGACAAGATGATCGCCGCTCCCGCCTCGCTCGACGCGTTCTGGGTCCGCGAACCCAACTTGCTCCCGGTGGGCGCGCCGTACCAGATCCAGGCCATCAACGCGATGGACCACTATCTGAGCGAGGGTGGCGGTTCCACCGACTCCAAGATCTGCACGATGGTGCAGGACGACGTCTACGGTGAGGCCGGCCAGCAGGGCATCGACTTCGCGGCCAAGGAACAGGGCTTCACCGTGGCCAACACGCAGAAGTTCAAGGTGAACACCGAGAACTACGCGGGTCAGATCGGCGCGCTCGCGGGAGCGGGCTGCGAGATGGTGTTCCTCACCGCGACCCCTTCGGACGCGGGCAAGATCTGGGGCACCGCCGCGCAGGCGAAGTTCATGCCGCAGTGGTACGCGCAGTCGCCGAGCTGGGTCGGCGCGCTGGCGAAGTCGGCCGTGGCGCCCTACATGAAGCAGTACGTCAAGATCGTGGCCGAGGGAACCGAGTGGGGCGACGAGTCGGTGCCCGGTATGAAGGACATGATCGACCGGGTGAAGCAGTACGCCCCGCAGCAGGAGCCCGACTACTACTTCGCGTTCGGCTACAACCAGGGCCGTGCGATGACGGCGCTGCTGGAGAAGGCCGTCGAGCGCGGCGATCTGTCGCGCGAGGGGCTGCTGGCGGCCAGCGAGGAACTCGGCGTGGTGTCCTTCGACGGGCTCACCGACGACTACACCTACGGCCCAGCGGACAAGCGCAACCCGCCACGGTCCTCGACGGTGTTCACCGTGGCTCCGGACAAGCCGTTCGGGCTCGTCGTGTCGAAGTACAACTTCACCTCCGACGCGGCGAAGAAGTTCGAGTTCACCAAGGCCGACGGCTGA